From Montipora foliosa isolate CH-2021 chromosome 6, ASM3666993v2, whole genome shotgun sequence, a single genomic window includes:
- the LOC138005050 gene encoding uncharacterized protein gives MAWDFIFYADDSQVYLSFDCGSVEVSGTNRVNQKPTTDETFESQWAEIVSADNSTVDKTNKFPSLLKFLRNQRGAIEYDTASLRVPAGPVKAVIHHTTAREEIDMKGQRMTQGKCLIHEGGKHSTEECKVYSSKSLDEKKTLLKEKNACWSCLKVGHRSRVCRAKKICNIKDCPLTHHQSLHKERQMPNMSSASGPTNVCNNTETDTCLLQVQKIKTKRGTVNVMWDNAASLCFVTNSKAKEQNLKGKKVDLSIIKIGAQDEKINTMKYILPLVDAQGQTVHIDAYGIDKITSDIESVSTENLANLFKGVSKDDIARPAGPVDVLIGYEYAAYHPQRTQNVGHLLLLENRFGLCIGGTHPSIKDEIKKHDLSYARVQHVIKVEDFYKIENLGFECVPRCGSCKCGYCAVGSKNYSIKEEKELELIEKNMKFDAQDNRWLAEYPWIKDPADLPDNRRVALAMLYSTERRLGKNTQHATVYDNQVRDMVQRGVARKLTKEKLDNYKGPIHYISHHEVLKPDSKSTPVRIVFNSSAKYMGHVLNEYWAKGPDLLNSLLGILVRFRENEVAFIGDIKKMYHTVKTTVLDQHTHRFLWRDMVTDRAPDTYVIQRVSFGDKPSATIATMALRMTAEMGIEQYPDAAKIVKHNTYMDDIIESTTDLPTAQKLMQDIETLIIKGGFQLKEWIFSRYSSNSKKSLPNESNVATEKVLGVNWDPIYDFLCFSAKLKFFSNRKHGIQKDNPSSDSKLTQPLTKRMILSQVNSMYDPLGLAGPFTVRAKILKSSIGTIRYRNIINNNGQHSLMNYLK, from the exons ATGGCGTGGGATTTTATATTTTATGCGGATGATTCCCAGGTATATTTGTCCTTTGACTGTGGCAGTGTTGAGGTTAGTGGCACAAATCGAG TGAACCAAAAACCCACAACTGACGAAACATTCGAATCCCAATGGGCCGAAATTGTGAGTGCTGATAACAGTACAGTTGATAAAACTAACAAATTTCCATCGCTTCTTAAATTCCTACGCAACCAACGTGGAGCCATAGAGTATGACACGGCCTCACTAAGAGTACCAGCCGGCCCAGTTAAAGCCGTAATTCACCATACAACTGCTAGGGAAGAAATCGATATGAAAGGCCAAAGAATGACGCAAGGTAAATGTTTAATTCATGAGGGTGGTAAGCATTCCACTGAGGAATGTAAAGTCTACTCGTCGAAGTCTCTTGACGAAAAGAAGACGCTactaaaagagaaaaatgctTGCTGGTCTTGTCTTAAGGTCGGACACCGATCTCGTGTATgcagagcgaagaaaatatgTAACATAAAAGATTGTCCACTGACACATCATCAATCTCTGCACAAAGAAAGACAGATGCCAAACATGTCCAGCGCCTCTGGGCCAACTAACGTTTGTAACAATACAGAGACTGACACCTGCCTGTTACAAGTACAGAAGATCAAAACCAAAAGGGGAACGGTGAACGTAATGTGGGACAACGCAGCTTCTCTATGTTTCGTTACGAATTCCAAAGCTAAAGAACAAAATCTTAAAGGAAAGAAAGTAGATTTATCGATCATAAAGATAGGAGCCCAGGATGAGAAGATTAATACGATGAAATATATACTACCCTTAGTTGATGCACAAGGTCAAACAGTACACATTGACGCCTATGGTATTGATAAGATTACTTCAGACATCGAAAGCGTGAGCACGGAGAATctggcaaatttgttcaaaGGCGTGTCAAAGGACGATATTGCACGACCAGCGGGACCCGTCGACGTTTTGATTGGGTATGAGTATGCTGCGTATCATCCTCAAAGAACACAGAACGTTGGACACCTTCTGTTACTCGAGAATCGATTTGGTCTTTGTATCGGAGGAACACACCCGTCGATAAAAGACGAAATTAAAAAACATGACCTCAGTTACGCTCGAGTGCAGCATGTAATAAAAGTAGAAGACTTCTACAAAATAGAAAATCTTGGCTTTGAATGTGTTCCGCGTTGTGGAAGCTGCAAATGCGGATATTGTGCTGTCGGAAGTAAAAACTACAGCatcaaagaagaaaaggaactCGAGCTGATTGAGAAAAACATGAAGTTTGACGCTCAAGACAATAGATGGCTCGCGGAGTACCCATGGATTAAAGATCCAGCCGATCTTCCTGACAATAGACGAGTAGCTCTAGCCATGCTGTATTCTACTGAACGTAGACTGGGAAAGAATACCCAACATGCAACAGTATACGATAACCAAGTTCGAGATATGGTACAACGAGGGGTCGCTCGTAAACTCACCAAAGAGAAACTTGACAATTACAAAGGTCCCATCCATTACATTTCGCACCACGAGGTGCTCAAACCAGACTCTAAATCTACTCCCGTTAGAATCGTGTTTAACAGTAGCGCAAAGTACATGGGTCACGTACTTAATGAGTACTGGGCAAAGGGGCCAGACTTGCTTAACAGTCTGCTCGGAATACTTGTGCGATTTCGTGAAAATGAAGTAGCTTTCATAGGTGACATCAAGAAGATGTACCATACCGTTAAAACAACAGTACTAGATCAACACACGCACCGGTTTTTATGGAGGGACATGGTCACCGACAGAGCACCCGACACCTATGTGATACAAAGAGTTTCATTCGGAGATAAGCCCTCTGCAACCATAGCTACGATGGCCTTGCGTATGACAGCAGAGATGGGAATTGAGCAATATCCGGATGCagcaaaaatcgtgaaacacaACACATATATGGATGACATTATAGAAAGTACCACAGACCTTCCCACTGCGCAGAAATTAATGCAGGACATCGAGACCTTAATCATTAAAGGCGGATTTCAACTCAAGGAATGGATCTTTTCCCGTTACTCAAGCAATAGTAAAAAGTCTCTACCGAATGAGTCAAACGTAGCGACCGAAAAAGTGCTAGGAGTCAATTGGGACCCGATCTACGACTTTTTGTGCTTTTCAGCAAAGCTTAAATTCTTTTCGAATCGGAAACACGGAATACAGAAAGACAATCCTAGTAGCGATTCGAAACTCACACAACCACTTACGAAGCGGATGATATTGTCACAAGTCAACAGTATGTACGACCCTCTAGGACTGGCAGGCCCCTTCACAGTGCGGGCCAAAATCTTGAAAAGCTCGATTGGGACGATCCGATACCGGAACATAATAAACAACAATGGTCAGCATTCTTTAATGAATTACCTGAAAtga
- the LOC138005051 gene encoding uncharacterized protein, translating to MNQVKFERCLKPSDAVCNPVLIIFCDASEDAYGSCAYVRWQRQGGGFACNLIVSKNRLAPTKKMSIDKIELCGAVLSKRLKSFIDKECRYTFQKCYYVVDSQKSSYGFNTFAATQIGEIQGGTNVEDWYWCESKLNIADWLTRGKKPSEINLHSDWQEGPLFLKRPESEWPISRNYSEVRIPTTIMKVVHTVNVGVKDDLASRIKIERFSDYKRLLRVTARILKLYRREPKATIKNATQEITSKDVETAEIFWIKEAQRNMKNDIKNGTYRRLCPRLRDDGIYVISGRAEKWLEIGYNKEDIILLPYQHRFARLYCEYIHAKGHHGVLTTASKIRARFWITKLLKMIQSVKLNCVTCKKLDKKLSGQVMGNLPKERLKPAPPWYSTSIDLFGSFTIRDAVKRRTTSKAYGVIFNCIGTRAVYLDLAPDYSTESFLMVLRRFVSLRGYPSKVYSDNGTQLVAASQELKNVTKSWDWEKLKSFGVMEGFEWNFTPADAPWQNGTSESLIRSVKRSLKAAIG from the coding sequence AtgaatcaagtcaaatttgaGAGATGTTTAAAGCCTTCAGACGCAGTTTGCAATCCTGTTCTTATTATCTTCTGTGACGCTTCAGAGGACGCTTACGGCTCCTGCGCGTATGTACGATGGCAACGACAGGGCGGAGGGTTTGCGTGCAATTTGATTGTTTCTAAAAATCGTCTTgcaccaacaaaaaaaatgtccaTCGACAAAATAGAGCTGTGTGGAGCAGTGTTAAGTAAGCGGCTTAAATCCTTCATTGATAAAGAATGTAGATACACTTTTCAGAAATGCTACTACGTAGTCGACTCGCAGAAAAGCTCCTACGGTTTCAACACCTTCGCCGCTACACAAATTGGTGAAATTCAGGGAGGAACCAATGTCGAGGATTGGTATTGGTGCGAGAgcaaacttaacattgcagatTGGTTGACTAGAGGAAAGAAGccaagtgaaattaatcttCACAGCGATTGGCAAGAAGGACCTCTCTTTCTCAAACGACCTGAAAGCGAGTGGCCTATTTCTCGTAATTATTCTGAAGTAAGAATACCTACGACAATTATGAAGGTAGTCCACACAGTGAATGTAGGTGTTAAAGACGACTTGGCTTCTAGAATCAAGATCGAACGATTCTCAGATTATAAGCGTCTACTAAGAGTGACAGCAAGGATCTTAAAGCTTTATCGCAGAGAACCCAAGGCAACCATTAAGAACGCAACACAGGAAATAACAAGTAAAGATGTAGAGACAGCGGAGATATTCTGGATCAAAGAGGCACAACGAAATATGAAGAACGATATAAAGAATGGTACTTACAGACGTTTGTGTCCTCGATTACGAGATGATGGCATATATGTGATAAGTGGCCGTGCTGAAAAATGGCTAGAAATCGGATACAACAAGGAAGATATCATACTCCTACCATATCAGCATCGATTTGCTCGACTTTACTGCGAGTACATTCATGCTAAGGGGCATCACGGAGTTCTTACAACTGCAAGCAAGATCCGTGCAAGGTTCTGGATAACCAAACTACTTAAAATGATCCAATCTGTAAAGCTCAACTGTGTGACATGTAAGAAACTTGACAAGAAACTATCCGGACAAGTGATGGGAAACCTTCCTAAAGAACGACTCAAACCAGCACCCCCCTGGTATTCCACATCAATTGACTTATTTGGATCCTTCACGATCCGTGACGCAGTTAAGAGGCGTACTACGTCAAAAGCGTATGGGGTGATCTTTAATTGCATTGGAACCAGAGCTGTATATTTGGACCTTGCGCCAGACTACAGCACAGAAAGTTTTCTTATGGTGTTGCGTAGATTTGTCTCACTTAGAGGATATCCATCAAAGGTCTATTCCGATAACGGCACCCAACTTGTCGCAGCAAGTCAGGAACTTAAGAATGTTACGAAATCTTGGGATTGGGAGAAGCTTAAAAGTTTTGGAGTTATGGAAGGTTTTGAATGGAACTTCACGCCAGCTGATGCACCATGGCAAAATGGAACATCAGAATCTCTCATCAGATCAGTCAAACGATCACTCAAGGCTGCCATTGGATAA
- the LOC138006763 gene encoding zinc finger protein 420-like codes for MMSRSVKHRNNRTFNRGSWCPKSGKHERVHTGEKPYQCEQCGKSFRKAEYLRRHGRMHTGEKPYQCKQCGKCFIYVGHLRKHERVHTGEKPYQCEQCGKCFSQMENLRAHERVHTGEKPYQCEQCGKYFSKADHLRKHERMHTGEKPYQCKHCGKCFSHVGNLTIHERVHIGEKPYQCNQCGKCFSQMGNLRAHERVHSGEKPYECEQCGKCFSQIGNLRAHERVHSGEKPFECEQCGKCFSQSHNLRKHERVHTGEKPYQCEQCGKCFNQSENLRTHQRVHTTEKPYQCKQCGKCFNESGGLRKHEGMHTGEKPCQCKQCGKRFSHVGNLTTHERVHTGEKPYQCKQCGKCFSQAGNLRAHKRVHSGEKPYECKQCGKCFSHRQNLRKHERIHTGEKPYQCKQCVKCFSRVQTLRRHERVHTGEKPYQCKQCGKCFSNAGDLRTHERVHTGEKPYQCKQCGKCFSQAGNLRAHERVHSGEKPYECKQCGKCFSQSHTLRTHERVHTGEKPCRYTLAMLVESVFAKQVT; via the exons ATGATGTCAAGATCAGTTAAGCACAGGAACAACCGTACTTTCAACAGGGGTTCTTGGTGTCCAAAGAGTGGGAAACATGAAAGAgtgcatactggagagaagccttatcaATGCGAACAATGTGGAAAGAGTTTTAGAAAAGCAGAATATTTAAGGAGACATGGAAGAatgcatactggagagaagccctaccaatgcaaacaatgtggaaagtgttttatcTATGTAGGACatttaagaaaacatgaaagagtgcatactggagagaagccttatcaATGCGAACAatgcggcaagtgttttagtcaaatggaaaatttaagggcacatgaaagagtgcatactggagagaagccttatcaATGCGAACAATGTGGAAAGTATTTTAGCAAAGCAGACCATTTAAGGAAACATGAAAGAatgcatactggagagaagccctaCCAATGCAAAcattgtggaaagtgttttagccatGTAGGAAATTTAACGATACATGAAAGAGTGCAtattggagagaagccttatcaATGCAACCAatgcggcaagtgttttagtCAAATGGGAAATTTAAGGGCACATGAAAGAGTGCatagtggagagaaaccttatgaatgcgaacaatgcggcaagtgttttagtCAAATAGGAAATTTAAGGGCACATGAAAGAGTGCatagtggagagaaaccttttgaatgcgaacaatgcggcaagtgttttagtCAAAGTCATaatttaagaaaac ATGAAAGAGttcatactggagagaagccttatcaATGCGAACAATGCGGCAAGTGTTTTAATCAGAGTGAAAATTTAAGGACACATCAAAGAGTGCATACTACAGAGAAGCCCTatcaatgcaaacaatgtggcaagtgtttcaaCGAATCAGGAGGTTTAAGGAAACATGAAGGAatgcatactggagagaagccctgtcaatgcaaacaatgtggaaagcGTTTTAGCCATGTAGGAAATTTAACgacacatgaaagagtgcatactggagagaagccctatcaatgcaaacaatgtggaaagtgttttagccaagcaggaaaTTTAAGGGCACATAAAAGAGTGCATAGTGGAGAGAAACcgtatgaatgcaaacaatgtggcaagtgttttagtcaCAGGCAAAATTTAAGGAAACATGAAAGAAttcatactggagagaagccctaccaatgcaaacaatgtgtAAAGTGTTTTAGCCGAGTGCAAACTTTaaggagacatgaaagagtGCATACAGGAGAGAAGCCCTaccaatgcaaacaatgtggaaagtgttttagcaACGCAGGAgatttaaggacacatgaaagagtgcatactggagagaagccctatcaatgcaaacaatgtggaaagtgttttagccaagcaggaaatttaagggcacatgaaagagtgcatagtggagagaaaccgtatgaatgcaaacaatgtggcaagtgttttagtcaAAGTCATActttaaggacacatgaaaggGTGCACACAGGAGAGAAGCCCTGTCGCTACACACTGGCTATgcttgtggaaagtgtttttgcGAAGCAGGTAACAtaa